The following proteins are co-located in the Prionailurus viverrinus isolate Anna chromosome A1, UM_Priviv_1.0, whole genome shotgun sequence genome:
- the EXOSC8 gene encoding exosome complex component RRP43 — MAAGFKTVEPLEYYRRFLKENCRPDGRELGEFRTTTVNIGSISTADGSALVKLGNTTVICGIKAEFAAPPTDAPDKGYVVPNVDLPPLCSSRFRSGPPGEEAQVASQFIADVIENSQIIHKEDLCISPGKLSWVLYCDIICLDYDGNILDACTFALLAALKNVQLPEVTINEETALAEVNLKKKSYLNIRTHPVATSFAVFDDTLLIVDPTGEEEHLATGTLTVVMDEEGKLCCLHKPGGSGLTGAKLQDCMSRAVTRHKEVKKLMDEVIKSMKPK; from the exons ATGGCGGCCGGGTTCAA AACTGTGGAACCCCTGGAGTATTACAGGAGATTTCTG aaagagaactGCCGTCCAGATGGAAGAGAACTTGGTGAATTCAGAACCACAACTGTGAACATAG GTTCAATTAGTACTGCAGATGGTTCTGCTTTAGTGAAGCTGGGAAATACTACAGTAATTTGTGGAATTAAGGCG GAATTTGCAGCACCACCAACAGATGCCCCTGATAAAGGATATGTTG TTCCTAATGTGGATCTACCACCTCTGTGTTCGTCGAGATTTCGGTCTGGACCTCCTGGAGAAGAGGCCCAAGTGGCTAGCCAGTTCATTGCAGATGTCATTGAAAA TTCACAGATAATTCACAAAGAGGACTTATGCATTTCTCCAGGAAAG CTTTCTTGGGTTCTGTACTGTGATATCATTTGCCTGGACTATGATGGGAACATCTTGGATGCCTGTACATTTGCTTTGTTAGCAGCTTTAAAAAATG TACAGCTACCAGAAGTGactataaatgaagaaactgccTTAGCAGAAgttaatttaaagaagaaaagttacTTGAATATTAGAACTCATCCAGTTGCAACTTCTTTTGCTGTATTTGATGA cactcTGCTCATAGTTGACCCTACTGGAGAGGAGGAACATCTGGCAACAGGAACCTTAACAGTAGTAATGGATGAGGAAGGCAAACTATGTTGTCTTCACAAACCAG GTGGAAGTGGGCTGACTGGAGCTAAACTTCAGGACTGTATGAGCCGAGCAGTTACCagacacaaagaagtaaaaaagctAATGGATGAAGTAATTAAGAGTATGAAACCCAAATAA